The Planococcus donghaensis genome contains a region encoding:
- a CDS encoding enoyl-CoA hydratase produces the protein MFETIELTKRGRIAQLLLNRPDSMNAMNGKMMKELADCFESLQQDSTVQVLIIRGEGRAFSAGGDIKEMMDPENPMDIDVVMKDVSRLAKALYTLPQITVAVIHGASAGLAFSMALACDYVIAEENSKLAMNFIGIGLVPDGGGHFFMKERVGVAKAKQIIWAGQKLKAHDALSKGLIEEVTAEGRGLEHAEIYAAVAIASPLKAKLATKHILHQTKVEELVHVLEMEAAAQSAMRKSADHIEGIQAFVEKRKPEFKGH, from the coding sequence ATGTTCGAAACAATCGAATTAACAAAACGAGGACGGATCGCTCAACTGCTTTTGAATCGTCCAGACTCAATGAACGCCATGAACGGGAAAATGATGAAAGAGTTGGCGGATTGCTTTGAATCACTACAGCAAGATAGTACGGTTCAAGTGTTAATTATTAGAGGGGAAGGAAGAGCATTTTCAGCTGGTGGGGACATTAAAGAAATGATGGATCCAGAAAATCCAATGGATATTGATGTAGTCATGAAAGATGTGAGCCGTTTGGCAAAAGCGTTATATACATTGCCTCAAATTACGGTTGCGGTTATTCATGGTGCATCAGCAGGACTTGCTTTTAGTATGGCATTAGCGTGTGATTATGTAATCGCTGAAGAGAATAGTAAGTTAGCGATGAACTTTATCGGTATCGGTCTAGTGCCAGATGGCGGAGGCCATTTCTTCATGAAAGAACGTGTCGGCGTAGCAAAAGCGAAACAAATCATTTGGGCTGGCCAAAAATTAAAAGCACACGATGCACTTTCAAAAGGATTGATCGAGGAAGTGACAGCAGAAGGACGCGGACTTGAGCATGCTGAAATATACGCTGCAGTCGCAATTGCTTCTCCACTGAAAGCGAAATTAGCAACAAAACATATTCTGCACCAAACAAAAGTTGAAGAATTAGTACATGTATTAGAAATGGAAGCAGCCGCACAGTCTGCAATGCGTAAGTCAGCAGACCATATAGAAGGCATTCAAGCTTTTGTCGAGAAAAGAAAGCCTGAGTTTAAAGGTCATTAA
- a CDS encoding HTH-type transcriptional regulator Hpr: protein MSEKEYSMKEAMLFSQRIGQLSKALWKAVEKDWQMWIKPYDLNINEHHILWISYHLKGASISDVAKFGVMHVSTAFNFSKKLEERELLSFSKRDTDKRNTYVQLTEKGEALMQEMIENYHETPHSVIDGSLPLRELYGKFPEFMDIMAVIRNIYGDDFMEIFEASFKNIENKFNEENHVITHQETQQ, encoded by the coding sequence GTGAGCGAAAAAGAATATTCGATGAAAGAAGCTATGCTGTTTAGTCAACGCATTGGTCAATTGTCAAAAGCACTGTGGAAAGCGGTAGAAAAAGATTGGCAAATGTGGATAAAACCTTATGATTTGAATATCAATGAACACCACATTCTTTGGATCTCTTATCATTTAAAAGGAGCTTCAATTTCAGATGTAGCCAAATTTGGGGTAATGCATGTTTCGACCGCTTTTAACTTCTCAAAAAAATTAGAAGAACGCGAACTGCTTTCTTTTTCAAAACGCGACACAGATAAAAGGAATACTTATGTACAGCTAACTGAAAAAGGCGAGGCTTTAATGCAAGAAATGATTGAGAACTATCACGAAACGCCTCATTCTGTGATTGACGGTTCTTTGCCTTTACGCGAGCTATATGGAAAGTTCCCAGAATTTATGGATATTATGGCAGTAATCCGCAATATTTATGGAGATGATTTCATGGAAATTTTTGAAGCTTCTTTCAAAAATATTGAGAATAAATTCAATGAAGAAAACCACGTAATCACGCATCAAGAAACCCAGCAATAA
- the yhaM gene encoding 3'-5' exoribonuclease YhaM produces the protein MTKGITQYAVGETVDVFLLIKQSVKGVTTTGNPFISLVLQDKSGDIEAKLWDTKDEQEKMFAAEVIVRVGGEIHNYRGKNQLRIKSIRPAKPEENQSISDLMPSSEKSADELLEEVMKYLFEMENPQIQRITRFMLKKYQQQFLTYPAATRNHHDYVSGLADHVVSMLKLGKSLTEIYPGLNKDLLFAGIILHDIGKVIELSGPIATTYTVEGNLIGHISIMVTEVAKAAEELEIEGEEVMLLQHIILSHHGKEEWGSPKKPMLKEAEMLHYIDNIDAKMMMLDRVLGKTKEGEFSERVFALDNRSFYKPKI, from the coding sequence ATGACCAAGGGAATTACACAGTACGCAGTCGGAGAAACAGTCGATGTATTCTTACTGATCAAGCAATCAGTTAAAGGAGTCACGACTACTGGAAATCCATTTATTTCGCTCGTGTTACAAGATAAGAGCGGAGATATTGAAGCGAAATTATGGGACACAAAAGATGAACAGGAAAAAATGTTCGCAGCTGAAGTAATTGTTCGCGTTGGTGGAGAAATCCATAATTACCGTGGAAAAAACCAATTACGCATTAAAAGCATTCGCCCAGCGAAACCAGAAGAAAATCAATCAATCTCTGATTTAATGCCTTCTTCTGAAAAATCAGCAGATGAATTACTCGAAGAAGTGATGAAATATTTGTTCGAAATGGAAAACCCTCAAATCCAACGAATCACGCGTTTTATGCTGAAAAAATACCAGCAGCAATTTTTAACATATCCAGCAGCAACACGTAATCATCATGATTATGTTTCGGGATTAGCAGATCATGTTGTATCGATGTTGAAATTAGGAAAGTCTTTAACAGAGATTTACCCTGGACTGAACAAAGATTTGTTATTTGCAGGAATCATCTTACATGATATTGGTAAAGTCATCGAGTTATCTGGACCTATCGCGACCACTTATACAGTAGAAGGTAATTTAATCGGTCATATATCAATCATGGTAACCGAAGTTGCGAAAGCTGCAGAAGAGCTAGAGATTGAGGGAGAAGAAGTCATGCTCTTACAGCATATTATCCTGTCACATCATGGCAAAGAAGAGTGGGGAAGCCCGAAAAAACCAATGCTCAAAGAAGCCGAAATGCTTCATTATATTGACAACATCGATGCGAAAATGATGATGTTGGATCGAGTACTTGGCAAGACTAAAGAAGGCGAGTTTTCTGAGCGAGTTTTTGCGCTAGACAATCGTTCGTTTTACAAACCGAAAATTTAA
- a CDS encoding YhzD family protein: MRTYKLTVFEKTGKQLLDETFTAETDEEARGKGQAMLEEKEMINLTHRLASPAGKLLLFHS, translated from the coding sequence TTGAGAACTTACAAACTGACTGTATTCGAAAAAACAGGCAAACAGCTTCTAGACGAAACATTTACTGCTGAAACTGACGAAGAAGCACGCGGTAAAGGACAGGCGATGCTAGAAGAAAAAGAGATGATTAACCTCACGCACCGCTTAGCATCACCTGCTGGCAAACTTCTTCTTTTCCATTCATAA
- a CDS encoding AAA family ATPase — MKIDKLVIYGFGKHENRTIELGQQMILFDGPNEAGKTTIQQFIIQVLFGFPARNQIQLRYEPKSGGKYGGQLYLTDPQYGKLVIERIKGKSAGDVTITFEDGRRGGEAELKQVLRNYDRASFEAIFSFSVHELQGLDQLSETELSRTLLASGTTGIDALTHLESQLEKQMGELFKKSGRKPLVNALAEELREMEKELKDYRQRAELYSPSIERLQVIAHRLQAIEDEEMTKDQELKEITKWQQAAPLFAEKLTLTSQLDKLEIDQFPAEGRRQMDRLVDQVTQTKAEMEYVTNQLNRLANPEKADSMELIENLLNRESDWHQLNVQLVQKQNEAIELTEERDELLALLGLTEQQAMNVDVSLNQEEQLAERLKELDLEDENQRFTQRSLQEEKNNLARAEQDLANFLAQEPTEKERLAAEEWPRISSQLAEAKAALNFQNGSAAQDRLVTFALIGVGLLVAIYGFFQATILLIVIGLATLGTGLWLFAKTAKSDELPANYAELLERYNGKEQEYETILKKVAEFDLQLDALMNNVEKSKKNVANYSSIKSNSEAETAYQQLLLEIGLSSTVRRTMAMELFEKLRKVHASSSRLLRIKDEIEQLKAQQNEWLAKAQKACGKDIAIEGLIASLRSELSVRKQKQEHWNKVKSEQNSLQEKYDQLRALQKQLEKDQQTLLTYAHAEEVFDFYRLADQWEKKQEMKRALQLTQAQLQSIGNVEGRPNWELEDAQRAIEQIQSALNQLKVERNELLKEQADKQQLTQMLVSDTSYEEKLQQFEEAKARFVDLAKQWSVNKAIVEAINQTMNELKEKKLPAVLTNAQRYFSKLTNGAYQKLSMNQTGFFEAKRQDGTYFPIAELSQATKEQAYLALRLSLAVSMKQSHPFPFIMDDAFVHFDRSRLQQMINLVKELQEEHQFIYFTCHEDMQQAWPSAQIIHLANTERSVHS; from the coding sequence ATGAAAATCGATAAATTAGTGATTTACGGCTTCGGCAAACATGAAAACCGAACCATTGAATTAGGACAACAAATGATTTTGTTTGATGGACCGAATGAGGCTGGAAAAACGACCATTCAGCAATTTATCATTCAAGTTCTTTTTGGATTTCCAGCACGCAACCAAATACAACTTCGTTATGAGCCGAAAAGTGGTGGGAAGTATGGCGGACAGCTTTACTTAACAGATCCTCAATACGGCAAGTTGGTCATTGAACGGATTAAAGGAAAATCAGCTGGGGATGTAACGATAACGTTTGAAGACGGTCGACGAGGTGGAGAAGCTGAGTTGAAACAAGTATTACGAAATTACGATCGCGCTTCTTTTGAAGCGATTTTTTCGTTTTCGGTTCATGAATTACAAGGACTCGATCAACTGAGTGAAACCGAACTCAGTCGCACACTACTCGCTTCAGGTACCACAGGTATTGATGCCTTAACGCATTTAGAAAGCCAGCTGGAAAAACAAATGGGAGAGCTATTTAAAAAAAGTGGTCGCAAGCCGTTAGTAAATGCATTAGCTGAAGAACTTCGTGAAATGGAAAAAGAGTTAAAAGACTACCGACAGCGAGCCGAACTTTATAGCCCCTCAATTGAACGGTTACAGGTTATTGCACACCGCTTACAGGCGATAGAAGATGAAGAAATGACAAAAGATCAAGAGCTTAAAGAAATTACAAAATGGCAACAAGCAGCGCCATTATTTGCGGAGAAATTGACATTGACTAGTCAGCTAGACAAATTGGAAATCGATCAGTTTCCTGCTGAAGGTAGAAGACAAATGGACCGTTTAGTAGATCAGGTGACGCAAACTAAAGCAGAGATGGAGTATGTAACCAATCAGCTCAATCGTTTAGCTAATCCGGAAAAAGCAGACTCCATGGAGCTTATTGAGAATTTGTTAAACCGTGAATCCGATTGGCATCAATTAAACGTTCAATTGGTTCAAAAACAAAATGAGGCAATCGAGTTAACGGAAGAACGAGACGAACTATTAGCTCTTCTCGGACTTACTGAACAACAAGCGATGAATGTGGATGTTTCTTTAAACCAAGAAGAGCAGTTAGCAGAGCGGTTAAAAGAGTTAGATTTAGAAGATGAAAATCAGCGTTTTACTCAACGTAGTTTGCAAGAAGAAAAAAATAACTTGGCACGCGCAGAACAAGATTTAGCAAATTTTCTAGCGCAAGAACCAACAGAAAAAGAACGACTAGCTGCAGAAGAGTGGCCGCGAATCTCGTCTCAGTTAGCAGAAGCTAAAGCCGCTTTAAATTTTCAAAATGGCAGCGCAGCCCAAGACCGACTGGTTACATTTGCGTTAATAGGCGTCGGGTTACTTGTTGCAATTTATGGTTTTTTTCAGGCCACTATTTTACTAATCGTGATTGGCCTAGCAACTTTGGGTACGGGTCTATGGCTTTTTGCAAAAACGGCAAAATCTGACGAGTTGCCAGCAAACTATGCTGAACTACTCGAAAGATACAATGGTAAAGAACAAGAATACGAAACAATTTTGAAAAAAGTGGCAGAGTTTGACTTGCAACTGGATGCATTGATGAACAATGTTGAGAAGAGCAAGAAAAATGTAGCCAATTACTCTTCTATCAAGTCAAATTCTGAAGCTGAAACAGCTTATCAGCAATTGTTGCTTGAAATTGGTTTGAGTTCAACGGTTCGGCGCACCATGGCAATGGAGCTTTTTGAAAAGTTGAGAAAAGTTCATGCTTCTTCTTCACGTCTATTGCGTATTAAGGACGAGATTGAGCAATTAAAAGCCCAGCAAAATGAATGGCTAGCCAAAGCACAAAAAGCATGCGGAAAAGACATAGCAATTGAAGGACTGATTGCATCATTACGCTCAGAATTATCGGTACGAAAACAAAAGCAAGAACACTGGAATAAAGTCAAAAGTGAACAAAACAGTTTGCAAGAAAAGTACGATCAATTACGTGCACTCCAGAAACAGCTTGAAAAAGATCAACAAACCTTATTGACATATGCTCATGCGGAAGAAGTATTTGATTTTTATCGATTAGCTGATCAGTGGGAGAAAAAACAGGAAATGAAACGAGCACTCCAATTGACCCAAGCGCAATTACAATCGATTGGTAATGTAGAAGGGCGACCAAACTGGGAGCTTGAAGATGCACAACGAGCAATCGAACAAATTCAATCAGCTTTAAACCAGTTAAAAGTGGAGCGGAATGAGTTGTTGAAAGAGCAAGCGGACAAACAACAACTGACACAAATGCTAGTATCAGATACATCGTATGAAGAAAAGCTCCAGCAATTCGAAGAAGCTAAAGCAAGGTTTGTTGATTTAGCCAAGCAGTGGTCCGTAAACAAAGCGATAGTCGAAGCGATCAACCAAACTATGAATGAACTGAAAGAGAAAAAACTTCCTGCTGTATTGACCAATGCCCAGCGTTATTTTAGTAAACTAACCAATGGGGCATACCAAAAACTGAGCATGAATCAAACAGGCTTTTTTGAAGCTAAGCGTCAAGACGGCACTTACTTTCCGATAGCAGAACTAAGCCAAGCGACAAAAGAACAAGCTTATTTGGCATTGAGACTGTCATTAGCTGTTTCTATGAAACAAAGCCATCCGTTTCCTTTTATTATGGATGATGCTTTTGTCCATTTTGATCGCAGTCGGTTGCAGCAAATGATAAACTTAGTAAAAGAGTTGCAAGAAGAGCATCAATTCATTTATTTTACATGCCACGAAGACATGCAACAGGCTTGGCCATCTGCACAAATCATTCATTTGGCCAATACCGAAAGGAGCGTTCATTCATGA
- a CDS encoding metallophosphoesterase family protein produces MESIRFIHTADLHLGSPFIGMKDLQKEQWNQLKDSTLAAFDRLIQYALQTTPDFVCIVGDIYDGEDRNIRAQARFQKGMQQLAEQNIPVVMCFGNHDHLSGNWTRFELPKNVHVFDKAVSQFTLHTAAGPVIFTGFSYGKRHVSESMVDHYPLAENLNCYHIGLLHGSLEGDATHAVYAPFKKEQLLSKQYDYWALGHIHKRQELYLEPAMVYPGNIQGRHRKESGEKGFYEVTLSKAATQLEFVSTSVVQFDQVEVFGKGIIHMNELIEACQKQLSLFSETVGPAIIELIFTELDQDSFELLAKIPESELLELLRESVEELDSFVWIQAVHLQQAAQDRGLSPLGATLIDTMESWKTDDWKIVLQDLYQHSKSSRFLEAVEEQTIKELQLTAAQKIRRTMQAGE; encoded by the coding sequence ATGGAGTCGATTCGATTTATCCACACAGCAGATTTGCATTTAGGTAGCCCTTTTATCGGCATGAAGGACTTGCAAAAAGAACAGTGGAATCAGTTGAAAGACAGCACATTAGCGGCGTTTGATCGACTGATTCAATATGCACTACAAACTACACCAGACTTTGTGTGTATTGTAGGCGATATTTATGACGGAGAAGATCGGAATATTCGGGCGCAAGCTCGTTTTCAAAAAGGAATGCAGCAACTCGCGGAGCAAAACATTCCCGTTGTTATGTGTTTTGGTAACCACGATCACTTGAGTGGGAATTGGACGCGCTTTGAACTTCCAAAAAATGTGCATGTTTTTGATAAAGCGGTTTCTCAGTTCACGCTACACACAGCTGCTGGTCCTGTTATTTTTACAGGTTTCAGCTATGGCAAACGCCATGTGAGCGAATCCATGGTTGATCATTATCCACTTGCGGAAAACTTAAACTGTTATCATATTGGTCTTCTCCATGGCAGCTTAGAAGGAGACGCTACACATGCTGTGTATGCCCCGTTTAAAAAAGAGCAGTTACTTAGTAAGCAATATGATTATTGGGCATTAGGGCATATCCACAAGCGCCAAGAGCTCTATCTTGAGCCTGCGATGGTATATCCCGGGAATATTCAAGGTCGCCATAGGAAAGAATCGGGTGAAAAAGGCTTTTACGAAGTGACGTTATCAAAAGCAGCGACCCAATTAGAGTTTGTATCAACTTCTGTTGTTCAATTTGATCAAGTAGAGGTATTTGGCAAAGGCATTATTCATATGAATGAACTGATTGAGGCTTGTCAAAAACAGCTAAGTCTTTTTAGTGAAACAGTAGGACCAGCCATTATAGAATTGATATTTACCGAGTTAGACCAAGATAGTTTCGAGTTGCTTGCTAAAATTCCAGAGAGTGAACTGTTAGAGTTGCTCCGAGAATCCGTGGAAGAATTGGATTCTTTTGTTTGGATTCAAGCGGTACATCTGCAGCAAGCAGCACAAGATAGAGGGCTTTCACCGTTAGGCGCTACATTAATCGACACAATGGAAAGTTGGAAAACAGATGACTGGAAAATAGTGTTACAGGACTTGTATCAACATTCGAAAAGCAGTCGTTTTTTGGAAGCTGTAGAAGAGCAAACCATTAAAGAGCTCCAACTAACAGCTGCTCAAAAAATTCGACGCACGATGCAGGCGGGAGAGTGA
- a CDS encoding ABC transporter permease, which yields MHSFWIIFKQAFITKARTKSFLITTAIVGAAFFLLANISNIFSIFAGEENEENTLHVVSENAELLEKLQAQLVLMNSEIEVVPTPLTEVELQESITSGTIDDYLVLMIDEQLTARYVSESANEMGGGAEIENAVQAIHTTITAESLGLDESQVDQLFMPVEFERQAVSESSKSQEELSQARGLVYVLIMLIYVAVIYYPNMIAMEVATEKSSRVMEILISSVSPVKHMFAKIAGIGSLGILQMMIFGIAGYFAIKTVGTDLTEGVFSVMGFSEVKISTFLFAVLFFLLGYFLYAVLAALLGSLVSRTEDVQQLMLPMMILIIIGSLIAFSGISVPEASYVTIASYIPFFAPLVMFLRVGMLDLPLWEPLLSIGIMLLTIGILGWFGARVYRGGVLMYGSSQSLKDIRKAIHLGNKK from the coding sequence ATGCATAGTTTTTGGATCATTTTCAAGCAAGCATTTATTACAAAAGCCCGGACAAAATCATTTCTTATTACGACAGCTATAGTCGGCGCTGCTTTTTTCTTATTAGCAAACATATCGAATATTTTTTCAATTTTTGCTGGAGAAGAAAATGAAGAGAATACACTTCATGTCGTTAGTGAAAATGCAGAGTTACTCGAAAAGCTACAAGCACAATTAGTATTAATGAATAGTGAAATCGAAGTTGTACCCACTCCCTTAACCGAAGTAGAATTGCAAGAAAGTATTACATCAGGCACCATTGATGATTATTTGGTGTTAATGATAGACGAGCAATTAACTGCACGGTACGTATCCGAATCTGCCAATGAAATGGGTGGAGGGGCTGAAATTGAAAATGCAGTTCAAGCAATACATACTACAATTACCGCTGAATCACTCGGATTGGATGAAAGCCAAGTAGATCAATTGTTCATGCCTGTTGAATTTGAACGCCAAGCGGTTTCTGAATCCTCTAAATCACAAGAAGAATTGAGTCAGGCAAGAGGGCTTGTTTATGTATTGATTATGTTGATTTATGTCGCTGTTATTTATTATCCCAATATGATTGCCATGGAAGTCGCAACAGAAAAATCATCACGTGTTATGGAAATTTTAATCTCGAGTGTGTCACCTGTTAAACACATGTTTGCAAAGATTGCAGGTATCGGCAGTCTTGGTATTTTACAAATGATGATTTTTGGAATCGCTGGTTATTTTGCGATAAAAACAGTCGGTACGGATTTGACTGAAGGAGTATTTAGCGTCATGGGTTTTTCAGAAGTGAAAATCAGTACATTCTTGTTTGCGGTACTCTTTTTCCTACTCGGCTATTTTCTTTATGCGGTACTTGCGGCATTGCTTGGGTCATTAGTTAGTCGAACAGAAGATGTGCAGCAGCTTATGTTGCCCATGATGATTTTAATCATTATCGGGTCGCTAATTGCATTTTCCGGCATTTCAGTGCCTGAAGCTAGTTATGTCACCATTGCATCCTACATTCCATTTTTCGCCCCGCTAGTGATGTTTTTACGCGTTGGTATGCTCGACTTGCCATTATGGGAGCCGTTACTGTCGATTGGGATTATGCTGTTGACGATAGGTATTCTTGGTTGGTTTGGTGCACGTGTTTACCGTGGAGGCGTTTTAATGTATGGTTCTTCACAGTCGCTAAAAGATATTCGAAAAGCCATCCATTTAGGCAATAAAAAATAA
- a CDS encoding ABC transporter ATP-binding protein: MALQVEHVTKKFGDFTAVDNLSLSIEEGGMHGFLGANGAGKTTTFRMILGLLDPTQGSVRWKGKPITYANSPEIGYLPEERGLYPKMKVEEQLVYLAQLRKMSKGDAKREATAWLERFEVPHYGQKKVEELSKGNQQKIQLIASLLHKPSLLILDEPFSGLDPVNVEMLKKAILDFQKQGATIVFSSHRMDHVEELCDNMSILDRGKVVVGGSIKDVKRSFGKQSVRINMDADLSHLCEIAGVDNFTKTRDGAVFQITDEQVAQVLLTEAMKLGTLRHFAVEEPSLEEIFIAKVGKQHA, encoded by the coding sequence ATGGCTTTGCAAGTTGAACACGTAACAAAAAAGTTTGGAGATTTCACAGCAGTGGACAACCTTTCGCTGTCAATAGAAGAAGGCGGAATGCACGGATTTCTTGGGGCGAATGGAGCTGGGAAAACGACAACATTTCGAATGATTTTGGGGTTATTAGATCCGACCCAAGGGTCTGTCCGTTGGAAAGGAAAACCCATTACATATGCAAATAGTCCAGAAATAGGGTATTTACCCGAAGAACGTGGACTTTATCCCAAAATGAAAGTAGAAGAGCAACTAGTTTATTTGGCGCAACTGCGCAAAATGTCTAAAGGAGATGCAAAGCGGGAAGCGACTGCTTGGTTAGAGCGTTTTGAAGTGCCGCATTATGGACAGAAAAAAGTAGAAGAACTATCAAAAGGCAATCAACAAAAGATTCAATTGATTGCATCACTCTTACATAAGCCATCGTTATTAATACTAGATGAACCGTTTTCAGGGCTAGATCCCGTGAATGTTGAAATGTTAAAAAAAGCAATTTTAGACTTTCAAAAACAAGGAGCAACGATTGTTTTTTCTAGTCATCGCATGGACCATGTAGAAGAATTATGTGATAATATGAGCATTTTGGACCGGGGAAAAGTAGTGGTGGGTGGATCAATAAAAGATGTGAAACGTTCTTTTGGTAAACAAAGTGTTCGCATAAATATGGATGCAGATCTTAGTCATTTATGTGAAATTGCAGGAGTCGATAACTTTACAAAAACAAGAGATGGTGCTGTTTTTCAAATTACCGATGAGCAAGTTGCGCAGGTATTGTTGACTGAAGCGATGAAACTCGGCACACTTCGCCATTTTGCAGTTGAAGAACCTTCTCTAGAAGAGATTTTCATCGCAAAGGTGGGAAAACAACATGCATAG
- a CDS encoding YtxH domain-containing protein, producing MKASRFFLGLTTGLAAGAAAALFSAPQSGQDFRSSVKSASSEWKDYLTELKDKVNGLKESINHLSEEAKSQLPEAVEGLKASLETWTESTAPAKEHLQLEIMAIQNAIEELQNTISKDKKAKPDNKPKSEKVDNDTESA from the coding sequence CATCAAGATTTTTCTTAGGACTTACAACTGGGTTAGCAGCTGGAGCTGCAGCGGCATTATTTTCTGCTCCACAATCAGGACAGGATTTTCGCTCTAGTGTGAAATCGGCATCATCTGAATGGAAAGATTATTTAACTGAACTAAAAGACAAAGTAAATGGCTTGAAAGAATCGATCAACCATTTATCAGAAGAAGCTAAATCACAATTGCCTGAAGCAGTTGAAGGATTAAAAGCTTCTTTAGAAACTTGGACAGAAAGCACTGCTCCCGCAAAAGAGCATCTCCAACTCGAAATCATGGCTATTCAAAATGCAATCGAAGAATTGCAAAACACCATTAGCAAAGACAAAAAAGCTAAACCCGATAATAAACCAAAATCAGAAAAAGTAGATAATGATACAGAAAGTGCTTAA
- a CDS encoding DUF3267 domain-containing protein, with protein sequence MHCWKTINLKKQYGFDRLFMISALFGIAVFMTAYIGLTIIYATPLSDQYFLFFILAVLGIYPLHKLLHFLPLIGCYKSLKFIIRKQMKVCPAISLHINEPVPKIRFLLSLATPFLVLNTVLVTLSVMYPAFTHYFAMLLAYHCALCLTDIIYLRNLARSPKYALIEETDTGFEILVPPVMS encoded by the coding sequence ATGCACTGCTGGAAAACAATTAACTTAAAAAAACAATATGGATTTGACCGGCTTTTCATGATTTCGGCACTTTTTGGAATCGCTGTGTTTATGACTGCCTATATAGGACTTACAATCATATATGCCACTCCTTTATCCGATCAGTATTTCCTCTTTTTTATACTGGCCGTACTTGGCATTTATCCACTTCATAAGCTTTTGCATTTCTTACCATTAATTGGATGTTATAAATCATTAAAATTTATTATTCGCAAACAAATGAAGGTTTGTCCTGCTATATCGCTTCATATTAACGAGCCCGTGCCAAAAATTCGGTTTCTATTATCACTGGCAACCCCTTTTCTCGTACTAAATACGGTTTTGGTAACGCTAAGTGTGATGTATCCGGCTTTTACTCATTACTTTGCTATGCTTTTGGCTTATCATTGTGCATTATGTTTAACAGACATCATCTATCTTCGTAACTTGGCGCGTTCACCTAAGTATGCGCTAATTGAAGAAACAGATACAGGTTTTGAAATTCTTGTGCCTCCGGTGATGAGCTGA
- a CDS encoding peptidylprolyl isomerase has translation MKKSFLTFTLAASVLALSACSDSGDGEAIVTSDVGDITKNELYEEMKTSIGEQAIQILLIEKVLADKYEVTDKEVNAEYDSNKEELGEEFDQFLAQNNQTEESYKKVIRLNLLQEKALTEGVEVTDQEIQDYYDRQGTELNARHILVADEETANSLKKQLDEGADFAKLAEENSTDTGSGANGGNLDWFGPGAMVPEFEEAAYGLEVDEISEPVASEYGFHIIQVLEKRQIEDQPALEDQKEELRTELALSKADQTTLLPKVAELMKEANIKIKDEDLEGALDDILNPETPEAPAE, from the coding sequence ATGAAAAAGTCTTTTTTAACATTTACCTTAGCAGCATCTGTACTAGCTTTATCTGCTTGTAGCGACAGCGGTGATGGAGAAGCTATCGTAACTTCTGATGTTGGCGATATCACAAAAAATGAGCTTTATGAAGAAATGAAAACTTCTATTGGTGAGCAAGCGATTCAGATTTTACTAATCGAAAAAGTACTTGCTGACAAATACGAAGTTACTGACAAAGAAGTAAACGCTGAATACGACAGTAACAAAGAAGAACTTGGCGAAGAATTTGATCAGTTTCTTGCTCAAAATAACCAAACAGAAGAAAGCTATAAAAAAGTAATTCGTTTAAACTTATTACAAGAAAAAGCTTTAACTGAAGGCGTAGAAGTAACTGACCAAGAAATACAAGATTACTACGACCGTCAAGGTACGGAGTTAAATGCTCGTCACATTCTTGTTGCTGATGAAGAAACTGCGAACTCGCTTAAAAAGCAATTAGATGAAGGCGCAGATTTTGCGAAATTAGCCGAAGAAAATTCAACGGATACTGGCTCTGGTGCAAACGGTGGTAACCTTGACTGGTTCGGACCAGGAGCAATGGTTCCTGAATTCGAAGAAGCTGCTTATGGACTTGAAGTCGATGAAATTAGTGAGCCTGTAGCATCAGAATATGGTTTCCACATCATCCAAGTTCTTGAGAAACGTCAAATTGAAGACCAACCAGCTTTAGAAGATCAAAAAGAAGAGCTGCGTACAGAATTAGCCCTTTCAAAAGCAGATCAGACGACGTTGCTTCCTAAAGTTGCTGAACTAATGAAAGAAGCCAATATTAAAATTAAAGACGAAGATCTTGAAGGTGCTTTGGATGATATCTTAAATCCAGAAACTCCTGAAGCTCCAGCTGAATAA